From one Lactiplantibacillus paraplantarum genomic stretch:
- the pyk gene encoding pyruvate kinase: MKKTKIVSTLGPASTDTDTIVKLIEAGANIFRFNFSHGDHEEHLDRLNKVHEAEKITGKTVGIMLDTKGAEIRTTVQANGKSEYKIGDKVRITMDESLDTTHDKIAVTYKNLFDDVHVGGHVLFDDGLLDMKIDEKDEANRELVTTVQNAGVLGSRKGVNAPGVSINLPGITEKDSSDIRFGLDHEINYIAASFVRKPQDVLDIRELLEEKHMEHVQIFPKIESQEGIDNADEILKVCDGLMVARGDMGVEIPAENVPLVQKSLIKKCNALGMPVITATQMLDSMQENPRPTRAEASDVANAVFDGTDATMLSGESANGLYPVESVAMMAKIDEKAENTLAENGTLQLNRFDKTSVTETIGIAIARAAKNLNIKTIVAATESGYTAKMISKYRPNADILAITFDERTQRGLMVNWGVQPIVAEKPETTDDMFDLAASKAVELGFAKEGDLILITAGVPVGERGTTNIMKIQLIGSKLADGQGVGDETVIGKAVIATSAQEAIDKAVEGGVLVTKTTDKDYLPAIEKSSALVVENGGLTSHAAVVGISMGIPVIVGVKDATSVISDGQLITVDSRRGLVYRGASNAL; the protein is encoded by the coding sequence ATGAAGAAAACCAAGATTGTTTCAACACTTGGTCCTGCCAGCACCGATACTGACACTATTGTTAAATTAATCGAAGCCGGCGCAAATATTTTCCGCTTTAACTTTTCACATGGTGATCATGAAGAACATTTAGATCGCTTAAACAAAGTTCATGAAGCAGAAAAGATTACGGGTAAGACCGTTGGTATCATGCTTGATACTAAGGGTGCTGAAATTCGGACGACCGTTCAAGCTAACGGGAAATCTGAATACAAGATCGGTGACAAGGTTCGTATTACCATGGACGAATCATTAGATACGACCCATGATAAGATTGCCGTTACTTACAAGAATCTCTTTGATGACGTTCATGTAGGTGGCCATGTCCTCTTTGATGATGGTTTATTAGACATGAAGATCGACGAAAAAGACGAAGCTAACCGCGAATTGGTTACGACTGTTCAAAACGCCGGTGTTTTAGGCTCACGTAAGGGTGTTAACGCTCCTGGCGTTTCAATCAACTTACCTGGGATCACTGAAAAAGACTCAAGCGATATTCGCTTTGGTTTGGATCATGAAATCAACTACATCGCTGCTTCATTCGTTCGTAAGCCACAAGATGTCTTAGACATTCGTGAATTACTTGAAGAAAAGCACATGGAACACGTTCAAATCTTCCCTAAGATCGAATCACAAGAAGGTATCGACAACGCCGATGAAATTCTTAAGGTTTGTGACGGGTTGATGGTTGCTCGTGGTGACATGGGTGTTGAAATTCCTGCTGAAAATGTGCCATTGGTACAAAAGAGTTTAATCAAGAAGTGTAATGCTTTAGGCATGCCTGTTATCACGGCTACCCAAATGTTAGACTCAATGCAAGAAAACCCACGTCCTACTCGTGCCGAAGCTTCTGACGTTGCCAATGCCGTCTTTGATGGTACTGACGCAACGATGCTTTCTGGTGAAAGTGCTAATGGTCTTTACCCTGTTGAATCAGTTGCCATGATGGCTAAGATCGACGAAAAGGCTGAAAACACTTTGGCTGAAAACGGAACATTACAATTAAACCGTTTCGACAAGACAAGTGTTACTGAAACAATCGGGATTGCGATTGCTCGGGCTGCTAAGAACTTGAACATTAAGACGATCGTTGCTGCGACTGAATCTGGCTACACGGCTAAGATGATTTCGAAGTACCGTCCAAATGCTGATATCTTAGCAATCACTTTTGACGAACGGACACAACGTGGCTTAATGGTTAACTGGGGTGTTCAACCAATCGTGGCTGAAAAACCAGAAACCACTGATGACATGTTTGATTTAGCTGCTTCTAAGGCTGTTGAACTTGGTTTTGCCAAGGAAGGCGACTTAATCTTGATCACTGCCGGTGTGCCAGTTGGCGAACGCGGTACAACTAACATCATGAAGATCCAACTAATTGGGTCAAAGTTAGCTGATGGTCAAGGTGTCGGTGATGAAACGGTTATCGGTAAAGCCGTAATCGCAACATCTGCTCAAGAAGCTATCGACAAGGCCGTTGAAGGTGGCGTCTTAGTTACTAAGACGACTGACAAAGACTACTTACCAGCAATCGAAAAGTCAAGTGCTTTAGTTGTTGAAAACGGTGGTTTAACTTCACACGCTGCTGTTGTTGGTATCTCAATGGGAATTCCTGTTATCGTTGGTGTTAAGGATGCAACTAGTGTTATTTCTGATGGTCAATTGATCACAGTTGATTCACGTCGTGGCCTTGTATACCGCGGTGCTTCAAACGCCCTTTAA
- the pfkA gene encoding 6-phosphofructokinase — MKRIGILTSGGDAPGMNAAVRAVAGKAMAEGLEAYGINYGFAGLVAGDIHKIEAADLDGVIQRGGTLLYSARYPEFAHEEGQLKGIEQLKRFGIDALVVIGGDGSYHGALRLTEHGYNTIGLPGTIDNDIPYTDFTIGFDTAVNTNVQALDRIYDTAHSHDRTFVVEVMGRGAGDVALWSGVSIGATAIVVPEVDWSMEEIANKIKHNRANGHRSNLIVLAEGVMGAQEFVEKLSEYGDFDARGNTIAHMQRGGNPTAKDRVMASKMGAYAVELLLAGKGGLAVGIQNNQLVNHNMLDLFDSKHEVEVSLDKLNDEISFK; from the coding sequence ATGAAACGCATTGGTATTTTAACCAGTGGCGGCGACGCTCCTGGTATGAATGCGGCCGTTCGTGCAGTTGCTGGTAAAGCAATGGCTGAAGGGTTGGAAGCATACGGCATCAATTACGGCTTTGCTGGATTAGTTGCCGGTGACATTCACAAAATAGAAGCAGCCGACTTAGATGGTGTGATTCAGCGTGGTGGAACTTTATTGTACTCCGCACGTTACCCAGAATTCGCGCATGAAGAAGGTCAATTAAAAGGGATCGAACAATTAAAGCGGTTCGGCATCGATGCTTTGGTTGTTATCGGTGGCGATGGTTCTTATCATGGTGCGTTACGCCTAACAGAACATGGCTATAATACGATTGGTCTTCCAGGGACGATCGATAATGATATTCCTTACACGGACTTCACGATTGGTTTTGACACTGCTGTTAATACGAACGTGCAAGCTCTTGACCGGATTTACGATACGGCGCACAGTCATGACCGGACTTTCGTTGTGGAAGTTATGGGTCGTGGCGCTGGTGACGTTGCTTTATGGTCTGGTGTTTCAATCGGTGCGACTGCGATCGTGGTTCCCGAAGTTGACTGGAGCATGGAAGAAATTGCCAACAAAATCAAGCATAACCGGGCCAATGGTCATCGGAGCAACTTGATTGTGCTAGCCGAAGGTGTCATGGGCGCTCAAGAATTTGTTGAAAAGTTATCTGAATATGGTGACTTTGATGCCCGTGGTAACACCATTGCGCATATGCAACGTGGTGGGAATCCAACTGCTAAAGACCGGGTGATGGCCAGCAAGATGGGGGCCTACGCTGTGGAACTCTTACTTGCGGGTAAGGGTGGTTTAGCGGTTGGGATTCAAAACAACCAACTGGTTAACCACAACATGCTAGATTTATTTGATTCTAAGCATGAGGTTGAAGTATCACTCGACAAACTGAATGATGAGATTTCATTCAAGTAA
- the dnaE gene encoding DNA polymerase III subunit alpha, with the protein MSQYVPLQVLSTFSLLQSTSTVNELVQTAKQHGYSALALTDVDVMYGIVDFYNACRQAEITPVLGITLNLLGRDLTDQTFGLVVLAKDRTGYQNLMRLSTMKQTAAAEGLPLTAVLPYLDHLMVLTPAKDSELTALLLQDGADRAANWVATLVRAVDPDSLYLGVSLDQAPALRTTMTDFAHQHQLSVIALDPVDYVQAKDYFAVSVLRAIDRGQQIEQPETLQGIEGSHYLRPASMVAADYDQLGLKGALDATTEVAAQCRVELQFQPPQLPQFPTPDEQPANVYLRQLCAAGLKQRLAAMTEPVDQQSYQDRLNRELTVIDQMGFDDYFLIVWDVMNFAHEANITTGPGRGSAAGSLVAYVLNITDVDPLQYNLLFERFLNAKRANMPDIDLDIPDNRREQVLNYVHDKYGHDRVAQIITFGTLAAKQALRDVGRVFGLSTYEMSDWSAAIPNQLHITLQQAYQGSQRLQNLVADSTKNKLLFETAQRLEGLPRHYSTHAAGVVLSQKPLIQIVPLQAGSETMMMTQYTKDTVEAVGLLKMDFLGLRNLSLMASALHYVQRQTGKPLAITKINLNDPATLKLFQAGDTTGVFQFESAGIRNVLRRLHPDNFELVAAVNALYRPGPMENIDHFIARKQGQEPVSYPAEQLAPILGPTYGILVYQEQVMQVAAVMGGFTLGEADLLRRAMSKKKHAVIDKMRQQFIAGAQQNGYSETVATQVYQYIEQFANYGFNRSHAIAYSKMAFELAYLKVHYSGAFFTSLMNSVLGNGTKLKQYLAEARQHQVAIIPPDINRSGQYFDWNGQAIVFGLSSIKGLRRDFIASVLDERQANGSFKNLQQFMQRIDAKWLKVDLMNALIYAGAFDHFGLNRAELLTSVPELMSSAELAGDSMTLFESLAPKIKKQPELPLSERLAKEAEYLGVYVSGHPVEAYDWLAQQRHTQLVSTLTSEQPAQILVYITKVRTIRTKRGQPMAFATGSDLSGEIDLTIFPNTYQRIQAELKPEAIVLISGKVEQQRDLQVIVNTWQLAEQLPKPTGQLFLRLQPDQATATVQKEILRILSQYQGPNPVLIYSAAAHRTVELNSQYWVAENPDLVGALTTLLGRDNVVMKNAIP; encoded by the coding sequence TTGTCGCAGTATGTCCCATTACAGGTATTGAGTACGTTCAGTCTGTTACAAAGTACTAGCACCGTCAATGAGCTAGTCCAGACTGCTAAGCAACATGGTTATTCAGCACTGGCCTTAACGGACGTCGATGTCATGTACGGTATTGTTGATTTTTACAATGCTTGTCGCCAGGCAGAAATTACCCCGGTCTTAGGCATTACATTGAATTTGTTAGGGCGTGACTTAACGGATCAAACGTTCGGTTTAGTGGTCCTTGCTAAAGATCGAACGGGTTATCAAAATTTGATGCGGTTGTCGACGATGAAGCAAACGGCTGCGGCTGAAGGATTGCCGTTAACAGCGGTCTTACCCTATTTGGACCACTTGATGGTATTAACGCCAGCTAAAGACAGTGAATTGACCGCCTTACTGTTACAAGATGGCGCTGACCGGGCTGCTAATTGGGTCGCCACACTCGTACGAGCCGTCGATCCTGATAGCCTTTACTTGGGCGTTTCTTTGGACCAAGCACCCGCACTGCGAACGACGATGACTGACTTTGCCCACCAACATCAATTGTCGGTAATTGCGTTAGATCCAGTCGACTATGTTCAAGCAAAGGATTATTTTGCCGTCTCAGTTTTACGGGCGATCGATCGGGGACAGCAGATCGAACAGCCTGAGACGTTACAAGGTATTGAAGGGAGTCATTACTTACGGCCGGCTAGTATGGTGGCCGCCGATTACGATCAACTCGGATTGAAAGGTGCGCTTGACGCTACGACCGAAGTTGCGGCGCAGTGCCGAGTGGAATTACAATTTCAGCCGCCGCAGTTACCGCAATTTCCAACGCCCGATGAACAGCCGGCCAATGTCTATTTACGGCAGTTATGTGCGGCTGGCTTAAAGCAGCGCTTAGCCGCTATGACGGAGCCCGTTGATCAACAGAGCTATCAAGATCGCTTGAATCGTGAACTAACCGTGATTGATCAGATGGGCTTTGATGATTACTTTCTGATTGTGTGGGATGTGATGAATTTTGCCCACGAGGCTAATATCACGACGGGCCCTGGACGGGGGTCGGCAGCAGGGTCATTAGTCGCTTATGTGCTTAATATTACGGATGTCGATCCGTTACAATATAACTTGTTATTTGAACGTTTTTTGAATGCTAAACGGGCTAATATGCCGGACATTGACTTAGACATTCCTGATAACCGTCGTGAGCAAGTCCTCAATTATGTTCATGATAAGTATGGCCATGACCGCGTCGCTCAAATCATCACGTTTGGGACTTTGGCCGCCAAGCAGGCTTTACGCGATGTTGGTCGGGTCTTTGGGTTATCAACTTATGAGATGAGTGATTGGAGTGCGGCGATTCCCAACCAGTTACACATCACGTTACAGCAGGCTTATCAAGGTTCACAACGTTTGCAAAATCTAGTTGCTGATTCGACTAAAAATAAATTGCTATTTGAAACCGCACAACGCCTGGAGGGCTTGCCGCGACATTACTCGACACATGCGGCGGGGGTCGTGTTAAGTCAAAAGCCGTTGATTCAAATTGTTCCATTACAAGCGGGTAGTGAAACCATGATGATGACCCAGTATACTAAGGACACCGTCGAAGCGGTTGGTTTATTAAAGATGGATTTCTTAGGATTACGGAATCTATCTTTAATGGCCAGTGCGCTACATTACGTTCAGCGCCAAACTGGCAAGCCCTTGGCCATTACTAAGATCAATTTGAATGACCCAGCGACCTTAAAATTATTTCAGGCCGGTGATACAACGGGGGTCTTCCAATTTGAATCGGCTGGTATTCGCAATGTTCTCCGACGACTACATCCGGATAATTTTGAGTTGGTCGCAGCGGTCAATGCACTATACCGGCCAGGACCAATGGAAAACATTGATCATTTTATTGCCCGGAAACAGGGCCAAGAACCTGTCAGCTATCCAGCTGAACAACTCGCGCCAATTTTAGGACCAACGTACGGTATTTTGGTCTATCAAGAACAAGTCATGCAAGTTGCGGCGGTCATGGGTGGGTTTACACTGGGCGAGGCCGACTTATTGCGGCGTGCTATGAGTAAAAAGAAACATGCGGTGATTGATAAAATGCGGCAGCAATTTATTGCCGGTGCACAACAAAATGGTTATTCTGAAACTGTTGCGACCCAGGTCTATCAATATATTGAGCAATTTGCTAATTATGGTTTCAACCGTTCCCACGCGATTGCTTATAGTAAGATGGCCTTTGAATTGGCCTACTTGAAGGTCCATTATTCGGGAGCGTTCTTTACTTCGTTGATGAACTCGGTATTAGGCAACGGAACTAAGTTAAAGCAATATTTAGCGGAAGCTCGACAGCATCAGGTAGCCATCATCCCACCAGATATTAATCGTAGTGGGCAATATTTTGATTGGAATGGTCAAGCCATCGTGTTCGGGTTGAGTTCAATCAAAGGCTTGCGACGTGATTTTATTGCTAGTGTGCTCGATGAACGCCAGGCCAACGGTTCGTTTAAAAATCTTCAGCAGTTTATGCAACGCATCGATGCCAAGTGGCTCAAAGTCGATTTAATGAACGCGCTGATTTATGCCGGCGCGTTCGATCACTTTGGCCTGAACCGCGCGGAGTTACTGACTAGCGTGCCAGAGCTGATGTCCAGTGCGGAGTTAGCCGGGGACAGTATGACGTTGTTCGAATCACTGGCACCTAAAATCAAAAAACAACCTGAACTCCCGTTAAGTGAGCGATTAGCTAAAGAAGCGGAATATCTTGGTGTGTATGTCTCGGGGCACCCAGTAGAGGCGTATGATTGGCTGGCTCAACAACGACATACGCAATTAGTCAGCACGCTCACGAGTGAACAACCGGCCCAAATATTGGTCTATATTACAAAAGTCCGAACGATTCGGACTAAGCGTGGTCAACCGATGGCGTTTGCAACTGGAAGTGATTTGTCTGGTGAAATCGACTTAACGATTTTTCCCAACACTTACCAACGGATTCAGGCGGAATTGAAACCGGAAGCGATTGTGTTGATTAGTGGCAAGGTCGAGCAACAGCGGGACTTACAAGTGATTGTAAACACTTGGCAGCTGGCAGAACAATTGCCGAAGCCAACCGGCCAACTCTTTTTACGCTTACAACCTGACCAAGCAACGGCGACTGTGCAAAAGGAAATTTTAAGGATTTTAAGTCAGTATCAGGGCCCCAATCCAGTTTTAATCTACTCGGCCGCGGCGCATCGAACAGTTGAACTAAATTCACAGTATTGGGTCGCGGAAAATCCCGATTTAGTTGGAGCGCTTACAACCTTATTAGGTCGCGATAATGTCGTGATGAAGAACGCTATCCCTTGA
- a CDS encoding YjzD family protein: protein MMRQLTIIFWSVLFGEVIGYIGGALEQLDYNFGEIGIVAAVFALVVVNSITYITNHSQPAKGSDNK from the coding sequence ATGATGAGACAACTTACGATTATTTTTTGGAGTGTCCTCTTCGGTGAAGTCATCGGCTACATTGGTGGCGCCCTCGAACAACTGGACTATAATTTCGGTGAAATTGGCATCGTGGCCGCAGTCTTTGCGCTAGTCGTTGTCAACAGCATCACTTATATTACTAATCATTCCCAACCCGCTAAAGGTTCAGATAATAAGTAA